The following are encoded together in the Arvicanthis niloticus isolate mArvNil1 chromosome 11, mArvNil1.pat.X, whole genome shotgun sequence genome:
- the Supt7l gene encoding STAGA complex 65 subunit gamma — protein MLRYWGEIPIPSGQTNRSSFDLLPREFRLVEVHDPPLHQPSANKPKPPTMLDIPSEPCSLTIHTIQLIQHNRRLRNLIATAQTQNQQQTEGVKTEESEPLPSCPGSPPLPDDLQPLDCKNPSAPFQIRHSDPESDFYRGKGEPVTELSWHSCRQLLYQAVATILAHAGFECANESVLETLTDVAHEYCLKFTKLLRFAVDREALLGQTPFPDVMEQVFHEVGIGSVLSLQKFWQHRVKDYHTYMLQISKQLSEEYERIVNPEKATEDTKPVKIKEEPVSDITFPVSEELEADLASGDQSLPIGVLGAQSERFPSNLEVEASPQASSTEVNASPLWNLAHVKMEPQESEEGNVSAHGVLGSDVFEEPMSGMSEAGIPQSPEDSDSSYGSHSTDSLMGSSPVFSQRCKKRMRKI, from the exons ATGCTGAGGTACTGGGGAGAGATACCAATACCTTCAGGACAGACCAACAGAAGTTCCTTTGATCTGCTCCCACGGGAGTTCCGTCTGGTGGAAGTCCATGACCCACCCCTGCACCAGCCCTCAGCCAACAAGCCAAAGCCCCCCACCATGCTGGACATCCCCTCAGAACCCTGCAGCCTCACCATCCATACCATTCAGTTGATCCAGCACAACCGACGTCTTCGAAACCTTATTGCCACAGCTCAGACCCAGAATCAACAGCAGACAGAGGGTGTGAAGACTGAAGAGAGTGAGCCTCTTCCCTCCTGCCCTGGGTCACCTCCTCTGCCTGATGACCTCCAACCTTTAGATTGTAAAAATCCCAGTGCACCATTCCAGATCCGGCACAGTGACCCAGAGAGCGACTTTTACCG tgggaaaggagagCCGGTGACTGAGCTGAGCTGGCACTCCTGTCGGCAGCTCCTCTACCAAGCAGTTGCCACAATCCTGGCCCACGCAGGCTTTGAGTGTGCTAATGAAAGTGTCCTGGAGACCCTAACTGACGTGGCACATGAGTACTGCCTCAAGTTCACCAAGCTGCTGCGCTTCGCTGTGGACCGGGAGGCCCTGCTGGGCCAGACTCCCTTCCCTGATGTCATGGAGCAGGTGTTCCACGAGGTGGGCATTGGCAGTGTGCTCTCCCTGCAGAAGTTCTGGCAGCACCGCGTCAAGGACTACCACACTTACATGCTGCAG ATTAGTAAGCAGCTGTCTGAAGAATATGAAAGGATTGTGAATCCAGAGAAGGCCACAGAAGACACTAAACCTGTGAAGATCAAGGAGGAGCCTGTGAGTGACATCACGTTTCCTGTCAGCGAGGAGCTGGAAGCCGACCTTGCTTCTGGAGACCAGTCCTTACCCATCGGGGTCCTCGGGGCTCAGAGTGAGCGCTTCCCATCCAACCTGGAGGTGGAGGCTTCGCCACAGGCATCGA GTACAGAGGTAAATGCTTCTCCTCTCTGGAACCTGGCACATGTGAAAATGGAGCCTCAAGAAAGTGAAGAAGGCAATGTGTCCGCACACGGGGTGTTGGGCAGTGATGTCTTTGAGGAGCCAATGTCAGGAATGAGTGAAGCTGGAATCCCTCAGAGCCCTGAGGACTCAGACAGCAGCTATGGATCCCACTCCACTGACAGCCTCATGGGCTCATCGCCTGTTTTCAGTCAGCGCTGCAAGAAAAGGATGAGGAAGATTTAA